The Plasmodium reichenowi strain SY57 chromosome 2, whole genome shotgun sequence DNA segment TCCAAAAACGGGTCCGAAATTTTTGGTACCAAATGTATGAGCAGTTATAGATGGGAATATAGCAAAAGTTCCAGCATgacaaaagaaaataagACAAACCCATATAGAATAAGTTATAATACCATAAAATCCTGACATGGTTAATGTGATTGTTAAAAAGCTCATCATAAAGctcattaatattaatgttGTTTTAAAACTTGTAAAATCACTTATAAGTCCCCAAAAAATCCTAccaaaaatattaaaaagagaAGATACGGATCCTAATATTGATAAAGATCTATCATCAATGGATAAATAATTCATTCCAAATATTTTCCAAAATACTTGAGTATATGATATAGCTTGCCAgttaaaaaatatcattagccatattaatataaattcacgattaataaatgtattatttgCTTCTCGAAATGAAAAATTCGATGTATTGGATAAAGTTCTTAAAGAATTAGATAAGCCATTAgctttatttataaaatttttttcttcaaaatataatactttATTATTCCTATCATTATAAGCCATGAAATCCTTAGATGTATCACCTGAATCTGCAATTAAATAAGAACCCAAAAACTGAATAATAGCAAAAAATATTCCTTCatatatgaacaaataaGGTACcttatttaatatatctaaGTTACTAAAATATTTCTCATCGGAGTTTTCTATTTCGGGCATATAATCTGgcatataattatatttatttatgtaataattttgtaGAGGGCAAATGATAAACACGGAAAGTCCTCTCCCTATGAATATAATACCGCTAAtctgaaaaaaaaagaagaatgATGATCAAAATTATGAAATGGAATACAATACGATAAAATGTAATgcaatataatatgatatgataataaatccttatatgtaataaatacGTATACAATTacattatcatatatatctctcattttattaacaatgttttatttcttttatctCGTTCACAAAGAaacaaaatttaaatatacatatatatataaatatatatatatatatatatatatatatacatatatatgttcgTGTGTGCgcttattttttcttaccACTCCTTTGTAATCATAGTGCTTTTTGACAGCCACTGATAAAGGGATAGGATAAGCTATTCCACATCCTATTCCACATAATATTCCATAAGtcattaaaaataaataaaaattaaaaacagtaaaatatgataataatattcctAAACACATTAACCATCCACCTAATAAGACACTAATCTGTGGTCCTAAATTCTGATTTAATATTCCTCCAAAAAAACCAAAAAAACattgaaataataaagtcAACACATATATCCAACTActatctttatattttacatcAGAACATCctattattttcatatatgaTATTACATATACACTTATATTAGAAAAACAATAAATGCTTCCTAACGTACAATGAATTAAAAATCCTCCTAATATTATTCTATATCTTGATGATAACAGTGAATTATTctcttttttcatttctaaatgtttatttatatgtatatatatatatatataaatatgttatacTATGAACTTTACacaaacatatatacatatatacacatatatattatatgtgaTTATATACCTTTCGTATATTATACTAATTCACAAAATATAAGCAAAGTTTTTATGCTTATGTCTTCAAAATTTAGATctaattaaaaaaaatatatattatatatatatatatatatatatatatatatatgtatatatgtatgtatatatttatttatataagtatatattttattttattttattttattttttttttttttttgaaatatattaaaatttggtaatatatattctttcAACTCTCTTATTATACTCTCcagaaaaagaaataaaaatgaaaatacaTATACNNNNNNNNNNNNNNNNNNNNNNNNNNNNNNNNNNNNNNNNNNNNNNNNNNNNNNNNNNNNNNNNNNNNNNNNNNNNNNNNNNNNNNNNNNNNNNNNNNNNNNNNNNNNNNNNNNNNNNNNNNNNNNNNNNNNNNNNNNNNNNNNNNNNNNNNNNNNNNNNNNNNNNNNNNNNNNNNNNNNNNNNNNNNNNNNNNNNNNNNNNNNNNNNNNNNNNNNNNNNNNNNNNNNNNNNNNNNNNNNNNNNNNNNNNNNNNNNNNNNNNNNNNNNNNNNNNNNNNNNNNNNNNNNNNNNNNNNNNNNNNNNNNNNNNNNNNNNNNNNNNNNNNNNNNNNNNNNNNNNNNNNNNNNNNNNNNNNNNNNNNNNNNNNNNNNNNNNNNNNNNNNNNNNNNNNNNNNNNNNaaaaaaaaaaaataaaaaaaaaaaaataaaaaaaattaatttatatatatttttttttttttttttttttttttttttttttttttttctcattagtgaaatgaaaaagaaaattcatatataattgaacaaataataatatgcataatttttttattctctTGTTATAAAATGCTTTTTTTAAGTAATGTGTTATTTAGATGTAAAAGTAAAAGGgttcatataaatttaatatcaTCATGTGCaagtaattatatatactcTACTTACATTTCACCAAGTAAGTCAAAGTACAGACTATCATTAAGAAAACATGACCCAGTAGTTAATCGACATGTGTAAgttaaaagaaaaaagaagaaatatttatatatacattataaggataatatatatatatatatatatatatatatacatacatattgGGTAccttttaaatattatttggaaaattaaataatgtgtatatatttttttgtagaATGTTTTATCAAAAACACATAAAAGCAAgatcaaaaaaaaaactaacATTACACGGAATTAATTATGCTCGTTTTACAGGTTGGTTTTTATTTatcaaaaaagaaaaagtctgataaaaaaaatgtaatgataatacatttattttgcataataatatatatatttcatgttgtgttattttaatttttttttNNNNNNNNNNNNNNNNNNNNNNNNNNNNNNNNNNNNNNNNNNNNNNNNNNNNNNNNNNNNNNNNNNNNNNNNNNNNNNNNNNNNNNNNNNNNNNNNNNttttttttttttttttttcttttttcgtttagggaaaaataaaaacttAAGACCGCTCTTGAAAAGAGTAGAAAAATCATACCTCTATGGAAAATTCAACAAATTAATAGACAACACGTACAGGTAATCgtaaagaaatataataataaaaaatatatatatttttatgtgtgtatatatatatttatctatgTAATCCTtttaaagaagaaaaaataagagCATTTATTAGATAActcaaaataaatacacacgttcttattattttttttttttcccattcttaaaatttatattttcagGAGTCTACCAAGAATGAGTTAaggttatatataaacaaaaataaaatattcatagGCACATTGAATgttaaaaattttataaaatagGTTCCTTCACATTATCActataaagatatatacatatatatagatatagaTACATGGAAGATATAAACACATttcttaaatattttttaataaatatattttatatatatatatatatatatatatatgtatgcactcttataaataatcctatttatatttaagaaaataaaaatatatattttttgaagtttcaaaatgaagaaataattttataatgaaaatatttaaaggtacagaaatataaaaccttatataattttttatgtcAAAGTTGTgcaaaaaattaaataatttatttatattataataatatgttgttttttcttcttcttctttttttttttttttttttaataatatctaaaaaaaatgaaatttttatcaacttataatttttaataattccTATTAATCTTAAAATTATATCAACATATCAAAATAAGCATATGATTtggatataaatattatatatatattatatatttattatatatatttaatatatatttatgtatatatatttatgtatatatatttatgtatatatttatatttgtgtacatatttattagatttattttattattttttttgtatataataaattatataaggGTCAGTATCAAAAAGGTGAGTAGTGAGTGAATGAATTATAAANNNNNNNNNNNNNNNNNNNNNNNNNNNNNNNNNNNNNNNNNNNNNNNNNNNNNNNNNNNNNNNNNNNNNNNNNNNNNNNNNNNNNNNNNNNNNNNNNNNNNNNNNNNNNNNNNNNNNNNNNNNNNNNNNNNNNNNNNNNNNNNNNNNNNNNNNNNNNNNNNNNNNNNNNNNNNNNNNNNNNNNNNNNNNNNNNNNNNNNNNNNNNNNNNNNNNNNNNNNNNNNNNNNNNNNNNNNNNNNNNNNNNNNNNNNNNNNNNNNNNNNNNNNNNNNNNNNNNNNNNNNNNNNNNNNNNNNNNNNNNNNNNNNNNNNNNNNNNNNNNNNNNNNNNNNNNNNNNNNNNNNNNNNNNNNNNNNNNNNNNNNNNNNNNNNNNNNNNNNNNNNNNNNNNNNNNNNNNNNNatacaaatatatatatatatatatataaataaataaaaataatacaaataaatataaacaccacaaaaaaaaaaaaaaaaaataaataataccCCATGAACATTCTgcatttataatatataaaaatataaacatgtacataaaaatctatatataaaaaaaacgtcaacatttattttttatataatataatggATTATTAGAaactttatattttgtgaTATGAAGAATAAGTATGTATTTCTAACGAAAGAAATTAATGTGTTTAAATATGTTACAAGAAACGACgaaataagaaaatatatattaagatgtacctcttttaataataatggtTGTAATAATCAATTCATaaagaatttatatttttatcatacCTATGTTCCTACCTTTTATTCctatttgaaaaaattagaaattaaaaaaaaatgtcatatatataatgagAATAACAAcattgtaatatataaaagacTCATAAgtattcataaaaataaaaaggaatatcatgttaatataaatgaagtgctaattaataatgaagatgaGAAAGATAATAAGGTAAAtataaaggaaaataataaaatgtatagAAATAGTAAAGAtcatatacaaaaaaaaaaaaatcatgtaaaaataaattatgataaaatattaatacaaaCAAATGAACAACataaaaaatcaaaaataGAAGATAAGGGGAATGAAAATTCTCATGTTAGAGAAGATGAAATATACTTACatgttaataatttatgtaaaaaaatttactacttaagtaaaaataaaataaaagatgaaaatCTATGGAAACATTACTTAatacaatattataaagagaacaaaaattacgatcatataaaaataaaaaatatttttatgttattgTTGGGAATTACAAATAGTaacaaacatataaaaGACATGATAATTCTTATTAATGACGAGGAAAAGATAAatcaaaaaagaaaaaaaaaaaaaaacataaaaattattgaaATTGTTTATAATCATCTAGatattttatcaaaaaaaataaatcaaatgACAAATAATCAATTAAgcatatttttatacattcTTGAAAAATGGAATATGATagataattataaagatattactaatgaaattaattttaaaattttaaacCAAACAagtttaaaaaaagtaaatataaaatgttttttaaatgttttatatatatattcaaaaaattatgaacaaaatataaacaacAAAAACAACTACAACGACagcaataataataataagaataataatatatgtaaagaACAAAAGTGTGTTATTAcaaaagataaaataaaaatatttatcaaCAAATTTGGAAAACAAAAGTTTCGTATAGAagatattttatatcttctatcatctatgtataaattaaaaataaaaaataaaagcattttaaataatataatacaatatttaaatatacaaaatgttataaaagattcaaattattttttaatcccatctttgttattatcattagctaacttaaatatatatgatcaacaattatatttaaatttcaaaaatgttataatggaaaattattatttttataactCCATACATTTtacaaatttattttactCATTTGCTAAATTTAAACCAGATTATGTACAAGAActttttgaaaaaattgCTACCCATATAATGATGCACAcaaataattcttttacAGATAATAATGAATCCACGCCAGAAACACAAATCATTTTAAAAGgaaaggaaaaagaaataaataacaatcttaatttaaaaaatcataaaaataatgatttttttgaaaatgAAGACAAGTATCCAattaataacaaaatgGTGAAccaaacaaataataatacttttaatatatttcaaatcactaatattataaacTCATGCATGAAATGTAATTACGTAaattatgattttttttcttatttacTTAAACAAGGAAATTTATTCATGGATAATTCTGAACCTTTagataatttaattaatattcttaattgtgtttcaaatatattaaaaaattttaatgtctttaaacataaattatattttcattatgaaaaaaaagaaaaaaatcaaTGGGAACAAGAAAATTGGCTAGTTCACAATGACCTGACTTGTTCaggaaaaaattatgaaagttcaagaaataaaatagcTAACTGgcaaaataaaatagagcataataatttagataataaaaataataatatggattTTAACAAAATGATGACAAgtcctttttattattattatgatgatgatcCATCAAAGGGATATTGTAATTTGTTTCAAATATTGTATGGTTATAACAGTGgttataatttatatacaaGTTTTAGTTCTCTATCTtatgttataaaatataatgaacaaatgtttttaaaaaaatttaaagaTTCAAATCAATCGGAGGTACCACATAACTTTGAAATTCATTTGGATAATATAAgtg contains these protein-coding regions:
- a CDS encoding 50S ribosomal protein L33, putative yields the protein MLFLSNVLFRCKSKRVHINLISSCASNYIYSTYISPSKSKYRLSLRKHDPVVNRHVMFYQKHIKARSKKKLTLHGINYARFTGKNKNLRPLLKRVEKSYLYGKFNKLIDNTYRSLPRMS
- a CDS encoding hypothetical protein (conserved Plasmodium protein, unknown function), with protein sequence MKNKYVFLTKEINVFKYVTRNDEIRKYILRCTSFNNNGCNNQFIKNLYFYHTYVPTFYSYLKKLEIKKKCHIYNENNNIVIYKRLISIHKNKKEYHVNINEVLINNEDEKDNKVNIKENNKMYRNSKDHIQKKKNHVKINYDKILIQTNEQHKKSKIEDKGNENSHVREDEIYLHVNNLCKKIYYLSKNKIKDENLWKHYLIQYYKENKNYDHIKIKNIFMLLLGITNSNKHIKDMIILINDEEKINQKRKKKKNIKIIEIVYNHLDILSKKINQMTNNQLSIFLYILEKWNMIDNYKDITNEINFKILNQTSLKKVNIKCFLNVLYIYSKNYEQNINNKNNYNDSNNNNKNNNICKEQKCVITKDKIKIFINKFGKQKFRIEDILYLLSSMYKLKIKNKSILNNIIQYLNIQNVIKDSNYFLIPSLLLSLANLNIYDQQLYLNFKNVIMENYYFYNSIHFTNLFYSFAKFKPDYVQELFEKIATHIMMHTNNSFTDNNESTPETQIILKGKEKEINNNLNLKNHKNNDFFENEDKYPINNKMVNQTNNNTFNIFQITNIINSCMKCNYVNYDFFSYLLKQGNLFMDNSEPLDNLINILNCVSNILKNFNVFKHKLYFHYEKKEKNQWEQENWLVHNDLTCSGKNYESSRNKIANWQNKIEHNNLDNKNNNMDFNKMMTSPFYYYYDDDPSKGYCNLFQILYGYNSGYNLYTSFSSLSYVIKYNEQMFLKKFKDSNQSEVPHNFEIHLDNISDKILKIIEQNLNHENMKYIIHNLMISVSLCDIKYLNLYALCFFILKENYYYLSIDNLYLYLEILHRMKIYNHDIFHSIMEYINTHVHALESKKKMKIFLLSYNIFQKMDNPADMKEMCDFFLSSNNKIEKENGNDDLMLGKCTHEKNLWKLPTDIEIKQNLIYLENFQKELFSNNDNDKMANHDNNRHILGHDKFFSTNDENKIKKEKYFNLKNEIMIFKKIEKTETLPCTLNIYDYINFLLILIFYQCNNKINECDEKINLNFLFSKDANVIITIQNEVYKKKNNKIKNPCKYVKNKQYMLDKYSEMLKENLFNIESSLIQLFSIIGNFLEKGEDDKELFVNQIMFILDFIKMINEKVYINIMKIVKKMKNYDENIKRKNNFTTYSNNKYFQLKKIDLEYINSNINNKKKNTYNDFFFNENNINYRYQYQSVHKAIQIFSDNIIRYSHNEKINTHYKNNKYIIKDIKTFYKLDNFLISDILLILEKQNKEQIFYFLLFYPFELKQTVIHIKNNTFLFNYKYDETFLFNMEILFLYNFLKNKFSEKTCSFSIIDTTQFIDFSKNEYTNGHTNEFYEHLFNSNMDEEN
- a CDS encoding monocarboxylate transporter, putative, with product MKKENNSLLSSRYRIILGGFLIHCTLGSIYCFSNISVYVISYMKIIGCSDVKYKDSSWIYVLTLLFQCFFGFFGGILNQNLGPQISVLLGGWLMCLGILLSYFTVFNFYLFLMTYGILCGIGCGIAYPIPLSVAVKKHYDYKGVISGIIFIGRGLSVFIICPLQNYYINKYNYMPDYMPEIENSDEKYFSNLDILNKVPYLFIYEGIFFAIIQFLGSYLIADSGDTSKDFMAYNDRNNKVLYFEEKNFINKANGLSNSLRTLSNTSNFSFREANNTFINREFILIWLMIFFNWQAISYTQVFWKIFGMNYLSIDDRSLSILGSVSSLFNIFGRIFWGLISDFTSFKTTLILMSFMMSFLTITLTMSGFYGIITYSIWVCLIFFCHAGTFAIFPSITAHTFGTKNFGPVFGLLFTARAFSSIINAIISAVLLNNIGNIAMCAIVSLSSFVSIMLALAF